AAAGTTTATATCCTTCGGGGGTGACCAAATATCCCTCATTATCCAACTGAAAATTGCCGGCTCGGGTATATGCTTCTCCACCACCGGGAAAATCTATTTTAAAAAAACCTTCACCTTCAATAGCAACATCAAGTTCTCTTTCGGTCTGTTTTAGACTTCCTTGGGAAAAAATCTTACTAACATCTGAAAGCTTGACACCTAAGCCCACTTGTATGCCTGAAGGTACTATATTTTCATCTGAGCTTCTAACTCCTGGATCTTTTATAGTTTGATATATTAAATCTTCAAAATTGGCTCTGCTTTGTTTAAAACCTACCGTATTTACATTTGCAATATTGTTGGATACAACGTCAAGATTTGTCTGTTGCGCTTGCATTCCTGAAGCCGAAGTCCATAAAGCTCTAAACATTTCTCATCCTTTCTGTAGTCTCGCTATCTCAATTTCATATTATTTAACACTTCTAAGCTTTTCCTATCTCATTAGTTTTTTGTTCAAGCGTATCTAAAGATTTTATCAAATTGCCGTATATCTCAAACCTTCTTTGGGTTACAATCATTTCCGTCATCTCTTTTATCGGATTTACGTTTGAACTCTCTACATATCCTTGCAAAACTTTATATTCGGCTTCTATCTCGTCACCCACCCCTTTGTAGTAGCTATCTCCTACGGCCTCGATTCTGTTATTCGCTACAATTTTTAGTTTTGCAACCTCTTGTTGTTCTTGAAAAATTACTCCATCCTCGCCTACGCTTATACTTTTTTTATAATCTAAAAAGATTTTTTTATCGGCGCTATCTAAAACATAGTTTCCTTTCGAATCTACCAAATATCCCTCACTATCTATAAAAAAGTGTCCGTTTCTGGTTAGATACTGCTCCCCTTTCGATTCAATAACGAAGAACCCTTTCCCGTCTATTGCAAAGTCCAAAGGGTTCTCACTTATTTTTAAAGAGCCCTGAATATCTACAACCGGAGTATCTTCAAATCTAGGAAAAACGAACAGATGGTTTGAGTCTCCCCCGTTTTTTTCTATTCTTTGACTCATCTCTTTTAAAAGAAGTTTTTTAAAACCAGAGGTATTGACGTTAGTCAAATTGTTGCTTATTGTATCTAGCTGTTCCATAGCTCTAGAACTTCCGCTAGCTAAAACATATATCGATTGAAGATTTAATGC
This Nitrosophilus labii DNA region includes the following protein-coding sequences:
- a CDS encoding flagellar hook-basal body protein, which produces MALNLQSIYVLASGSSRAMEQLDTISNNLTNVNTSGFKKLLLKEMSQRIEKNGGDSNHLFVFPRFEDTPVVDIQGSLKISENPLDFAIDGKGFFVIESKGEQYLTRNGHFFIDSEGYLVDSKGNYVLDSADKKIFLDYKKSISVGEDGVIFQEQQEVAKLKIVANNRIEAVGDSYYKGVGDEIEAEYKVLQGYVESSNVNPIKEMTEMIVTQRRFEIYGNLIKSLDTLEQKTNEIGKA
- the flgG gene encoding flagellar basal-body rod protein FlgG translates to MFRALWTSASGMQAQQTNLDVVSNNIANVNTVGFKQSRANFEDLIYQTIKDPGVRSSDENIVPSGIQVGLGVKLSDVSKIFSQGSLKQTERELDVAIEGEGFFKIDFPGGGEAYTRAGNFQLDNEGYLVTPEGYKLSPNIQVNAPETLISIAISPNGKVTAVRNEGGVQTTEELTDIKLYRFMNPSGLKALGQNLFVPTVASGEAIEGNPNSDGFGKLAQGFLESSNVNIVDEMVNLIVAQRAYEINSKGITTADEMLRTVSTLKA